The Pseudomonas sp. MPC6 nucleotide sequence AAGAACAACAAGGTCAATACGTTTACCGAGCGCATGCAGGGTTGCTTCGAGTTCAGCATGAACGGCAAGGCACCCGCCAGTGATAGCCATGTGATGAAAGCGCTCGGCACCTATGCCTATTGGCTCTCGACCAAAGCGCCGGTGGGGCAGGACCTGCCAGGGCGCCTCTATCCGGTTATCCCGGCACCGGAAAAAGGCTTTGATCTGGTCAAGGGCAAACAGATTTATGCCGACCAATGCTCCATCTGCCATGGCGGCGAAGGGCAGGGCCAAAAATCCGCAGGCGTGTTCGTATTTCCGCCGCTTTGGGGCAAGGACTCTTACAACTGGGGCGCGGGGATGCACCGTATCAATACGGCCGCCGGTTTCATCAAGCAAAACATGCCGCTGGGCAAGGGCGATTCCCTGACGGATGACGAAGCCTGGCATGTCGCCGCTTATATCAACAGCCATGAGCGACCACAGGATCCGCGTCTGGTCGATAACTCCGTTGAAAAGACCCGCAAGAAATACCATGAGGGCGACGGCGTCAACTTATATGGAGAGTCCGTCAATGGTGTGATGCTGGGGCAAGGCATCAACTAACCGACTCAACGCCGGCAGCGACGCCGTGTGTGAACACGGCTTCGCGCAGCGCATCTTCATCTGGCAAGTTTCATCTCGCGCAGGCGGCATTAGTTCGCCGTACGCCGTGTCCCTGCCATCCGACGGTTGGACTTTTCCTCGAGCTGGATAGCGAAATCCATGGCCTCTCGGTAACTACGGAAGTCCCAGGTCTTGCCGGTGTATCGCTCGACGACCTGGAAGATGCCGAGCCTCATGGTCACCACCTGAAAGCGCACGCCACGGCGCGATTTGAGTCGCTTGCGCCGGAAGAAATCGATGGGTGCCACATTGGAGTGGACAAGCAGGTCGTCTAGCTCATCGATGCGCTGCACAAAGGATGGATGCATGGCTGATCCTCTTAAGTAGAAGCCTGTATGCGTAAGCACTCGTGCCGCTAGTTGCTTGCCAATGCAGGCAGAGGTGAGTTCTGGACTAAAAGCTGATGGATCTATTGGCGGGAGCACAAACGGTCCAGCCCTGAATGAAATAGATAAGTCTATTTTTGGCCATCGTGCCGGTTTTTTTGTTCACATGCCGTTCGTCCAAAGTTCGCCGCTTGTTAGTGTCTTGCCGTATCTAATGTTCAAGCACATACCTCGCGCTTATCAGAACGGAGAGCCAACATGGACATTGATGAAAATGCCCCTGGAAACATATCTCAGAAGGGCGTAACGAGCGGTACGGATAATGAAGCAGGCCATGACCCCAGGCGCAATGAATCTGAGGTGCCGTTGCCGGCGGACGACGAAGCGCCAGTGGATGAAGAATTGGCGGATCTGGATACCGATGGCGGGGGTGGATACGATCATGGCAACGGATTGAAGCCGTAATGGATTTGGTTGGATCAGGTAGCCGGTGACATCGGCACACCTTCATCCAGAGGTAAATCAACGCAAGATCAAAAGATCGCAGCCTCGCTTCGCTCTGCAGCTCCTACTCGATCACCGGTGGACAGATGAATTGTGGTCAACGCCGAACCTGGTAGGAGCCGGCTTGCTGGCGAAGGCGTCGTCATGGGCGCTGCAAGGCTCGAGGCCGCTTCGCCGGCAAGTCAGTCTCGCTCCCACCAAAAGCCCCCCGACCCCAGGCGCGATAGCGCGGAGTCGAAAAAGGGGCGGAGTCTCGAGTCTGTAGTGATGACTTAATCCCACATATTGGGTTCATAATTCATATATTGAACTTATTTCGGCTCTGGTTTATGGTCTGCCGTACCCAAGGGACCCGGCGGTTATCGGGCACCGAAAATAAAGACAATAAAAGGAATTCAGCCCATGACCGGTCCTTCGCTGGACAGCCGTCTGCACGCCAGCACCATGAAGAAGCTCAATCTGAAGCTGATTCCGTTCCTGATGCTGTTGTACATGGTGGCTTACATCGATAAGTCGAATATTTCGGTGGCGGCGTTGACCATGAACGCCGACCTGGGCCTCAGCCTGCGGATGTACGGTATCGGCGTCGGGTTGTTCTTCCTCACCTACATCCTGTTCGAAGTGCCCAGCAGCCTGATCCTGACCAAGGTCGGTGCGCGGCGCTGGATTGCGCGGATCATGATCACCTGGGGCATCATCGCCGCGGGCATGAGCTTGATCCAGAGCGCCAACCAGCTGTACGTCATGCGCCTGCTGCTCGGCGCCGCCGAAGCCGGTTTCACCCCCGGGATCATCTACTATCTGTCGCAGTGGTTCCCGCGCAGCGACCGGGCCAGGGCGATGTCATGGTTCTACATTGGCGCGGCACTGGCGTCGGTGATCGGCCTGCCGTTGTCGGGCGCTTTCCTGCATCTGGACGGTCTGTTGGGGGTCAACGGCTGGCGTTGGTTGTTCCTGCTCGAAGGCATCCCGGCGGTGGTGCTGGGCATCGTGGTCCTGCGTTACATGCCTGACTCGCCGACAGCCACCCACTGGCTGGACAGCGCGCAGAAAGCGTGGCTCAGCCGCACCCTGCAGGCGGAACAGGCGACCACGGTGATCTCTCACAAAGACGCCTGGCACGTCGCCTTTCGCAGCCGCCAGGTGTGGTTGCTCAGCCTGTTCTGGTTGCTGCAGGCCTTCGGCACCATTGGCGTAACGCTATTTCTGCCGCTGATCGTGCAGTCGGTATCGAAGCAGGGCTCGTTCGTCGTCAGCCTGCTGTCGGCGATGCCGTTTTTCCTGGCCTGTGTGTTCATGTACCTCAACGGCCGACATTCCGATCGCTCCGGCGAGCGAGGCTGGCATCTGGGTGGGCCGCTGTTGCTGGCCGGGGTCATGCTCGGCCTGGCGGTGTTTACCGGCAACCAGTGGCTGGCGTATGTGCTGCTGGTGGTGGCGGTCGGCCTGAACTGGGCGGCGACGCCAGTGTTCTGGGCGACCACCACCGAATACCTGTCCGGGCCCGCGGCCGCCGTGTCGATCGCCTTGATCAACTCCATCGCCAACATCGCCGGGCTGGGCCTGCCACCGGTGATGGGCTGGATCAAGGACGCCACCCATAGCTACGATTATGCCTTGCTGCTGGTGGCCGTCGCGTTGCTGGCCGGAGGCCTGCTGGGCCTCTATCTGGGCGGCGAACGCAGCCGCAGGGCCACGCATGTTGCTGCTGTCCAGGAGGGGCATTGATGAAATTTACCGTGCTTAAAGTCGCGCATCTGCCGCCGATGCTCAGCGAGCGGCTGCATGCCGATTATGAGGTGCTCGAGGGCAGTGAGCGCGGCGACGAACTGGATGCCGCCCAGGCCCGGGGCATCCGCGCCCTCGTCGCCAATGGCGAGTCTCGGGTGCGGGCCGGTTTGATCGATCGCCTGCCTGACCTGCAGGTGATCATAGTGTTCGGTGTCGGTTATGACGGTATCGACGTCGAGGCTGCCCGGGCCCGTGGCATTGCGGTCACCCACACGCCGGACGTGCTCACCGAAGACGTCGCCGATTTCGCCATCACGTTGATGCTCGGCACTGCCCGTCGCCTCGCCCAGGCCGACCGTTTCGTGCGTGAAGGGCGGTGGCAGCAAGGGCCGTTTCCATTCACCCGCAAGGTCAGTGGCAAACGCCTGGGAATCGTTGGCCTGGGTCGGATCGGCAAGGCGATTGCGCAACGCGCCGCGGCGTTCGACATGCACATCAGCTACCACGGTCGGCAGCCGCTGGCGGTGGATTATCCGTATTACGCTTCGGTGACCGAACTGGCCGCGGCGGTGGATTTTCTAGTGGTCGCCGTCGGCGGTGGGGACTCGACTTATCACCTGATCGATGCCGCTGTACTCGATGCGTTGGGCAGCACAGGCATCCTGATCAACGTAGGGCGCGGCAGTGTGGTCGACGAGGTGGCGCTGGCACAGGCATTGGCCGAGGGTCGTCTGCTGGGTGCCGGGCTGGACGTGTTCGAGGATGAACCTCGGCCGCACGCTGGCTTGCTGGACCTGGACAATGTCCTGCTCGCGCCGCATATGGCGAGTGCCACCTGGGATACGCGCCGGGCGATGTCCGATCTGACCTTGGCCAACCTGGCCGCGCATTTTGCCGGGGAACCGTTGCCTACGCCGATCCCGGGGTGACATGAAGCCCCGGTGGCACGCGGTCAGAGCGTCTCGCTGATCCGCTCATATTCGGCTTCCAACCAGGCTGCGCGGTCCCGGGCCTCCTCGATGGACGAGAATGAATCTATGTTCTTTCCGCACTCGGTATCGACCGAGAACATCGCGGTGCCATGGGTAGAGTGATCTATGACTTGGAATTTCATGTGGGGACCCTCGGCGCTGGAGCCGGGTAATGGGAAATCGAAAAGGCCGGTCGAATCAGTGACGGCGGATAGTAATGAGCGCAATTGGGCGTCAGTGATCCGTACTCGTTGGTGAATTTTGACTAGCGGGACCAATGGATGTTCAAAAAATCGCAGCCTCGCTTCGCGGGGCGGCTCCTACAGGGTATGACTGGCGCGCTTGCACCCTCCTGAAAAAAAGTATCAGTCCGCATCACCTCACGCGTTAGCCACCACCCTCCTTCGATGGGATTCTTCCCTCGGCGCTCGTCGATCCTGTTACGCACATGTCGGCTGCGGCTTTACCTACAAATACAAAAAAAGGAAAAACCATGGTCACTCGCGAATCGTCTCGAGGGTTGTTGCTGGGCATGCCTGTCTGTCTGATATGGGGTTACGTCGCCATTGCTCTGTTCATGACAGGGGACGGCATCGAGCTGGCGTTCCTGTCGCGGTACATCGTCGACCTCGGTTTCACGCCGACCCAGGCTTCCTTGCTATTCACCGTGTATGGCCTGCTCGCAGCCTTGTCCAGCTGGAGTTCCGGGGTGTTGGCCGAGACCTTCGGCCCGCGGCGGATCATGTTGGTCGGCGTCGTGGCCTGGCTGGTCTTTCATGGGTTGTTTCTGACGTTCGGCCTGAGCGCGCAGAACTACCCGTTGATGGTGCTTTTCTACGGCATCCGCGGGCTTGCCTACCCCTTGTTCATCTACGCGTTCCTGGTCTGGATTGCGCAGGTCACGCCCGGTGCTCGCCTTGCCTCGGCGATGGGTTGGTACTGGACGATGTATTCCATTGGTATCGGTTTTCTCGGTACGTATCTGCCAAGTCTGAGCATCTCGCGGATCGGTTTTATCGGCACGCTGTGGATGGCGACATTCTGGGTCGCGCTGGCGGCGCTGTTGATTGTGTTCATGGTCAAGGACCGAGGCGCGGCGCGCGAGGATACGCCTGCACGCCTCGCCGAGCGTTTGCGCGAGTTGAGCCGAGGGGTCACGATCCTGTTCGATCAACGCAGCATTCTGATCACGGCCATCGTGCGCATTATCTGCAACCTGACGCTGTTCGGTTTCCCGGTCATCATGCCGCTGTACCTGACATCGGCCGAGATCGGTTTCACCATGGAGCAATGGTTGCACCTGTGGGGAGTGATGTTCATCGTCACCATTTTCACCAATGTGATCTGGGGATGGGTCGGTGACCGGATCGGCTGGCTGCGGCAGATGCGCTGGTTCGGTTGTGTCGGCGGTGCGCTGGCGACCCTGGCGTTCTATTACGTGCCCCTGATGTATGGCGCCCAGTTCGAACTGGCGATCGTCGCCGCGGTGGCACTGGGCGTTTGCGTCTCGGCGTTCGTGCCCATGGGCGCGGTCTTTCTGGCTATTTCCCCCGAGCGCAAGGGCGCGGCCATTTCTGCCCACAACCTGGCCGCCGGGCTGTCGAATTTCATGGGGCCGGCCATCGCGACCCTGACGATTTCCTGGCTGGGGGTGCAAGGGGTGGTGTGGGTCTATGCCTCGTTGTACCTGGTGGGCGCGGTGTTGACCTGTTTCATTCGTGTCGAGCAACCCGGACTCGGGACGGACGCCGAGCCGGTTGCACATTTCCCCACCCGGGCCCGTCCTGAAAAAGCGATGTGAACAACGAGATTCAATATCCCACGACTCAGCCTTGCGCCGGGCCTGCTCAGCTTTGCGCTGCACTCACCTCGCCAGTAGCCATGGATTTATTGCGCACGCTCCTGTACAGCAGGCTGGACACCATGAATCCGACAATGGCCAACAGGCTCATCAGGCTGAAAACGTAGTTGTAGCCTTGCTGCCCCGGGAAATGGTCGAGGATGGCGCCGTAGATGACGTAGGCGAACATGCCCGGCGCGTAGCCGATCAGGCAGCCGATGCCGAAGGCGGAACCGGTGATGTGTTGAGGGATGCCGACTTCACCCATGGGCGCCCAGAACACGCCGCGCATGGAAAACACAATCAGCGCGAAGGACAGCGTGGCGGCCATGCCCGCATAGATGAAACCCGGGTTTTTCGGGATCAGCAGGATCACGCCCATCAGCGGCAGCAAGGCCAGGAATGCCCACTTCAAATAGCGACTGGTGCTCTTGAACTGCTTGTCGGCAATGAAGCCGCCAGCGGGCCCGCCCAGGATCTTCAGGAAGTACTGGTTGATGATGCCGTAGGCGCCCACCAGTGCCACGGGCAGCCCGTACATTTCCTTGAGGTAGGGAATGAAATAGGTCAGGCCACAGTAGACGATGTAGACCATGAACACGTTGAGGCTGACCAGCCAGATACCCGGCACCTTGATGGCTTCGAGCAGATTCGCCATACCGTTTTTCGGCTTGGCGATCGACTGCGCGGTGCCGCCCTTGAGCAGGAACCAGGTCAGGGTGCCTGCCAGAATATCGATGACCGAGTAGAAGAGGATGGCCGATTTCAGCCCGGTCTCGCCAGAGCCCATGGCCACGAACACGCCCAGCGCCGAAAAAGCCACCAGGGTGTCGATGACGCCGCGCCCACCTTCCAGCAGCCCGAACAACCGCCCCTGTTCCTGATCGTCACCCAGGTTGCGGATGGCTTTGAGCAGCGAGGGCCAGAAGATGCAATCGGCGCAGACGGCCAGCAGGCTGAACACGATCAATAGATTGCTGAACGGCGGAAAGGTCGCCAGATACAGGCCCAGGCCACCGGTGCCGATCAGGCCGATGGGGATCAGTTTGCGCGTGTCGTAGCGGTCCGCCAGAACCCCGCCGAGGACGAACAGCGCAGTGGCGATGATGGCGTTGGCGCTCAATAGCAGGCCGATCTCAGTGTGGCTCAAGCCCATGAATTCTTGCATGGGGATGTAGAAGGCGTCCTTGAGGTTCGCCAGCTTGTAGATGGTGCCACCACCGAGGATGAGAATCAGGAATCTGAGCCATTTGGCCTTGTCACGAGTTGTCATTATTGTTCTCCACGTCAGGTTCAGGCGTTTTCGCGGGTGGCCAGGGTCAACTCGGCCAGGGTTCGGAACTCGGCCAGCAGGCCGCGCACATAGGCCACCTGGTTGTTCGCCCAGCGGTGTTCATCGGC carries:
- a CDS encoding MFS transporter — translated: MVTRESSRGLLLGMPVCLIWGYVAIALFMTGDGIELAFLSRYIVDLGFTPTQASLLFTVYGLLAALSSWSSGVLAETFGPRRIMLVGVVAWLVFHGLFLTFGLSAQNYPLMVLFYGIRGLAYPLFIYAFLVWIAQVTPGARLASAMGWYWTMYSIGIGFLGTYLPSLSISRIGFIGTLWMATFWVALAALLIVFMVKDRGAAREDTPARLAERLRELSRGVTILFDQRSILITAIVRIICNLTLFGFPVIMPLYLTSAEIGFTMEQWLHLWGVMFIVTIFTNVIWGWVGDRIGWLRQMRWFGCVGGALATLAFYYVPLMYGAQFELAIVAAVALGVCVSAFVPMGAVFLAISPERKGAAISAHNLAAGLSNFMGPAIATLTISWLGVQGVVWVYASLYLVGAVLTCFIRVEQPGLGTDAEPVAHFPTRARPEKAM
- a CDS encoding c-type cytochrome; protein product: MNFPAKILLTVAIAVPLLAAKTYYEERDMAPIVKDPVAQPDVGNAHKDAAVAGEPTQPSSPLVFTPPQESELPDNAFGELVREGRDIFTNTQKHAPEFVGNGLNCSNCHLDQGRKAGSAPLWGAYGMYPAYRKKNNKVNTFTERMQGCFEFSMNGKAPASDSHVMKALGTYAYWLSTKAPVGQDLPGRLYPVIPAPEKGFDLVKGKQIYADQCSICHGGEGQGQKSAGVFVFPPLWGKDSYNWGAGMHRINTAAGFIKQNMPLGKGDSLTDDEAWHVAAYINSHERPQDPRLVDNSVEKTRKKYHEGDGVNLYGESVNGVMLGQGIN
- a CDS encoding 2-hydroxyacid dehydrogenase yields the protein MKFTVLKVAHLPPMLSERLHADYEVLEGSERGDELDAAQARGIRALVANGESRVRAGLIDRLPDLQVIIVFGVGYDGIDVEAARARGIAVTHTPDVLTEDVADFAITLMLGTARRLAQADRFVREGRWQQGPFPFTRKVSGKRLGIVGLGRIGKAIAQRAAAFDMHISYHGRQPLAVDYPYYASVTELAAAVDFLVVAVGGGDSTYHLIDAAVLDALGSTGILINVGRGSVVDEVALAQALAEGRLLGAGLDVFEDEPRPHAGLLDLDNVLLAPHMASATWDTRRAMSDLTLANLAAHFAGEPLPTPIPG
- a CDS encoding MFS transporter — protein: MTGPSLDSRLHASTMKKLNLKLIPFLMLLYMVAYIDKSNISVAALTMNADLGLSLRMYGIGVGLFFLTYILFEVPSSLILTKVGARRWIARIMITWGIIAAGMSLIQSANQLYVMRLLLGAAEAGFTPGIIYYLSQWFPRSDRARAMSWFYIGAALASVIGLPLSGAFLHLDGLLGVNGWRWLFLLEGIPAVVLGIVVLRYMPDSPTATHWLDSAQKAWLSRTLQAEQATTVISHKDAWHVAFRSRQVWLLSLFWLLQAFGTIGVTLFLPLIVQSVSKQGSFVVSLLSAMPFFLACVFMYLNGRHSDRSGERGWHLGGPLLLAGVMLGLAVFTGNQWLAYVLLVVAVGLNWAATPVFWATTTEYLSGPAAAVSIALINSIANIAGLGLPPVMGWIKDATHSYDYALLLVAVALLAGGLLGLYLGGERSRRATHVAAVQEGH
- a CDS encoding MFS transporter, coding for MTTRDKAKWLRFLILILGGGTIYKLANLKDAFYIPMQEFMGLSHTEIGLLLSANAIIATALFVLGGVLADRYDTRKLIPIGLIGTGGLGLYLATFPPFSNLLIVFSLLAVCADCIFWPSLLKAIRNLGDDQEQGRLFGLLEGGRGVIDTLVAFSALGVFVAMGSGETGLKSAILFYSVIDILAGTLTWFLLKGGTAQSIAKPKNGMANLLEAIKVPGIWLVSLNVFMVYIVYCGLTYFIPYLKEMYGLPVALVGAYGIINQYFLKILGGPAGGFIADKQFKSTSRYLKWAFLALLPLMGVILLIPKNPGFIYAGMAATLSFALIVFSMRGVFWAPMGEVGIPQHITGSAFGIGCLIGYAPGMFAYVIYGAILDHFPGQQGYNYVFSLMSLLAIVGFMVSSLLYRSVRNKSMATGEVSAAQS